In the Nicotiana tabacum cultivar K326 chromosome 16, ASM71507v2, whole genome shotgun sequence genome, one interval contains:
- the LOC107827751 gene encoding uncharacterized protein LOC107827751, with protein sequence MDEIKEYQSVRWVSPPEAAWRLFGFPISEMTPSVFHLQLHLEGQQFVSFKSIKNVDRILSNPMIRKTMLTEFFVMNRTDKDVMQLLLLYKEFPEYFVWSPKEKMWTRQKQRIVIGRVVTCHPTEGERYFLILLLMNVRGPKSYQDLCKVDGKCCSTFREAAEKRGLLHCDNNLVECMFEATNYQMPYSLRPLFATLLVYCNPANPTELWKQFEDSMSEDFKILPNMNAKDICFMALNHINDILHLMGHDINEYNLIPEKIKPSAAVRETNVAFFIDGPGKTFLYRALLVDVRSKDFVVLATASSGVAASILPGGRTAHSRFKIPIDIDEQYSCNISKQSALATLIRDAKLIFWDEVSMAKKKVIETFDILMKDLMDTNALFGGKVIVFDGDFRQTLPVVRSGKKEDFIQQSLLYFEIWNRLEKLQLSENMHAKTDPTFCEYLMRIGNRQEKTNSHDKIEIPDCFVILFVYENQSLDLLFRVTYPNLHTCFSDAFSMTSRVILTTKNDFVDEINDLLIAQFPGNLKTYVAFDETIEANDQSQYEDFLHTLHPVGLPPHKLTLKKNCPVMLLRNLNPCEGLCNGTRLISCDLRKHVISAKIVTGDFKNTHVFIPGIPLLSSVDEKLPIPFKRTQFPLRLCFSMTINKAQGQTLDFVGVYLYEPVFSHGQLYVVLSREKSSNCVKLLIRPPATDSDDDHSTYNIVYDEIIQKAFA encoded by the exons ATGGATGAAATAAAAGAATATCAATCTGTTAGATGGGTTTCTCCTCCGGAAGCTGCATGGCGATTATTTGGTTTTCCCATAAGTGAAATGACTCCAAGTGTTTTTCACCTTCAATTACATTTGGAAGGACAACAATTTGTCTCTTTTAAAAGTATTAAAAATGTTGATAGAATACTGAGTAATCCAATGATTCGAAAAACAATGTTAACTGAATTTTTTGTTATGAACAGAACAGATAAAGATGTTATGCAACTGTTATTATTATATAAAGAATTTCCTGAGTACTTTGTATGGTCACCTAAGGAAAAAATGTGGACACGTCAAAAACAACGTATTGTAATTGGACGTGTTGTAACATGTCATCCAACAGAAGGAGAAAgatattttcttatattattattgatGAACGTTAGAGGACCAAAATCATATCAGGACTTATGTAAAGTTGACGGCAAATGTTGTAGTACATTTAGAGAGGCCGCAGAAAAAAGAGGATTATTACACTGTGATAACAACTTAGTTGAATGTATGTTTGAAGCTACAAATTATCAAATGCCATATAGTTTAAGGCCTTTGTTTGCAACATTATTGGTGTACTGTAATCCTGCTAATCCAACAGAACTTTGGAAACAATTTGAAGATTCAATGTCCGAAGATTTTAAGATTCTACCTAACATGAATGCTAAAGATATTTGTTTTATGGCTTTAAATCATATCAATGATATTTTACATTTGATGGGACATGATATTAATGAATATAATCTGATTCCTGAGAAAATTAAACCTTCAGCTGCTGTGAGAGAAACCAATGt AGCATTTTTCATTGATGGACCTGGAAAAACTTTTCTATACCGTGCTTTATTAGTTGATGTACGATCAAAAGATTTTGTCGTTTTAGCAACAGCAAGTTCAGGTGTTGCAGCTTCGATCCTCCCAGGAGGACGAACTGCTCACTCTCGTTTTAAAATTCCTATTGATATCGATGAACAATATTCTTGCAATATTAGTAAGCAAAGCGCACTTGCAACTTTAATACGTGATGCAAAACTAATTTTCTGGGATGAAGTATCTATGGCGAAAAAGAAAGTGATAGAAACTTTTGATATTCTGATGAAGGATTTAATGGATACAAATGCTCTATTTGGAGGAAAAGTGATCGTTTTCGATGGAGATTTTAGACAAACTCTCCCAGTTGTTAGGAGtggaaaaaaagaagattttatTCAACAAAGCttattatattttgaaatttggaATCGACTCGAAAAACTACAATTATCAGAGAATATGCATGCAAAAACAGATCCTACGTTTTGTGAATATTTGATGAGAATAGGAAATAGACAAGAAAAAACAAATAGCCATGACAAAATTGAAATCCCTGATTGTTTTGTTATCCTTTTCGTTTATGAAAATCAATCATTAGATCTGTTATTTAGAGTTACTTATCCAAATCTACATACATGTTTTTCTGATGCATTTTCTATGACTTCTCGTGTAATTCTGACAACCAAAAATGACTTTGTCGATGAAATAAATGATTTGCTCATAGCTCAATTTCCTGGTAATCTTAAAACATACGTTGCATTTGATGAGACTATTGAAGCAAACGATCAAAGTCAATATGAAGATTTTTTGCATACTTTACATCCTGTTGGTTTACCTCCCCATAAATTAACCTTGAAAAAGAATTGTCCTGTTATGTTGTTACGAAATTTAAATCCATGTGAAGGTTTATGCAACGGTACACGACTTATATCTTGTGATCTTCGCAAACATGTTATAAGTGCTAAAATTGTCACTGGGGACTTTAAGAATACACATGTATTTATTCCTGGAATACCATTATTATCATCAGTAGATGAAAAATTGCCTATTCCTTTCAAAAGAACACAATTTCCTTTGAGATTATGTTTTTCTATGACAATAAATAAAGCTCAAGGTCAAACGTTGGACTTCGTGGGAGTTTATTTATACGAACCTGTTTTTTCACACGGTCAGCTCTACGTAGTGCTATCAAGAGAAAAAAGTTCTAATTGTGTAAAGCTATTAATTCGACCACCTGCAACAGATAGTGATGATGATCATTCAACTTACAATATAGTATATGATGAAATCATTCAAAAAGCTTTTGCATAA
- the LOC107827758 gene encoding putative inactive purple acid phosphatase 2, with protein MNMIPSLTFFFLLFNFFSLSFSSSQISISVTPKTLSKSGGFITIQWAGIQSPSKLDWLGIYSPPTSSHDEFIGYLFLSSSPEWESGSGSISIPLVNLRSGYQFRIFRWTESEVLPELVDHDHNPLPQTNHLLAESEEIGFESGRGPEQVHLALTGREDEMRVMFVTPDGKESYVRYGLTRNALDRVVGTRVVRYEREDMCDAPANSSIGWRDPGYIHDGVMVNLEKGKKYYYQVGSDSGGWSTIYSFVSQNGDSGETFAFLFGDMGTATPYLTFLRTQDESSSTIKWISRDIEALGDKPALISHIGDISYARGYSWLWDNFFSQVEPLASRVPYHVCIGNHEYDWPLQPWKPDWSSHLYGTDGGGECGVPYSLKFHMPGNSSEPTGMRAPATRNLYFSFDSGPVHFVYMSTETNFLPGSNQYDFLKHDLESVDRVKTPFVIFQGHRPMYTTSNEKKDAPIRERMLVHLEPLLVKNHVNLVLWGHVHRYERFCPLNNFTCGSLGLDGEEAKAFPMHVVIGMAGQDWQPIWEPRVDHPTDPIYPQPVQSLYRGGEFGYMRLHATKEKLTLSYVGNHDGEVHDTVEILASGQVLNGGSHDGRVTMEEMESNFSWFVKVGSVLVLGAFMGYIVGFISHARKNAAGEGWRPVKTEEI; from the exons ATGAATATGATCCCTTCACTCACCTTCTTCTTTCTCCTCTTCAACTTCTTTTCattatcattttcttcttcacaaatctccATTTCTGTAACCCCAAAAACCTTATCGAAATCCGGCGGTTTTATCACAATCCAATGGGCCGGTATTCAGTCACCTTCTAAGCTTGATTGGTTAGGAATTTACTCACCACCCACCTCATCCCACGACGAATTTATTGGCTACCTTTTCCTTTCTTCCTCACCTGAATGGGAATCGGGGTCGGGATCCATTTCCATCCCTTTAGTCAACCTTCGATCCGGGTACCAGTTCCGGATCTTCAGATGGACCGAATCCGAGGTTCTCCCCGAGCTAGTGGATCATGACCACAACCCATTGCCTCAGACGAACCATCTTCTTGCGGAGTCAGAGGAGATTGGGTTTGAGTCGGGTCGGGGCCCTGAACAGGTGCATTTGGCTCTCACTGGTCGTGAGGATGAGATGCGAGTCATGTTTGTGACGCCTGATGGGAAAGAGAGCTACGTGAGATATGGGCTGACCCGGAATGCGTTGGATCGGGTTGTGGGAACCCGGGTCGTGAGGTATGAGAGGGAAGATATGTGTGATGCTCCAGCTAATAGTAGCATTGGTTGGAGGGATCCTGGGTATATACATGATGGAGTTATGGTTAATTTGGAAAAGGGAAAGAAGTATTATTATCAG GTTGGCAGTGATTCGGGGGGTTGGAGCACCATTTACAGTTTTGTTTCACAAAATGGAGACTCTGGTGAAACATTTGCTTTCTTGTTTGGAGACATGGGGACTGCTACACCATACTTGACATTTCTTCGTACACAGGATGAAAGTTCATCAACCATTAAGTGGATTAGCCGTGATATTGAAGCTCTTGGTGATAAGCCTGCTCTTATCTCACATATTGGAGACATCAGCTATGCAAGAGGATACTCTTGGTTGTGGGATAACTTTTTTTCTCAGGTAGAACCTCTTGCATCCAGAGTTCCGTACCATGTATGCATTGGCAACCATGAATATGATTGGCCACTTCAACCTTGGAAGCCCGACTGGTCAAGCCATCTATATGGGACAGATGGGGGAGGTGAATGTGGTGTACCATACAGTCTTAAGTTCCATATGCCTGGAAACTCTTCAGAGCCGACTGGAATGCGTGCTCCCGCAACTCGGAAtctttatttttcatttgatTCGGGCCCAGTTCACTTTGTTTATATGTCAACTGAAACCAATTTCCTTCCAGGTAGTAACCAATATGACTTTTTAAAGCATGACTTGGAATCAGTTGATCGAGTAAAGACTCCTTTTGTCATCTTTCAAGGGCACCGACCAATGTACACTACAAGCAATGAAAAAAAAGATGCCCCTATAAGGGAGAGAATGCTCGTGCATTTGGAACCTCTTCTTGTGAAGAACCATGTGAATCTTGTATTGTGGGGGCATGTACATAGGTACGAAAGGTTTTGCCCTTTGAATAACTTCACCTGTGGAAGCTTGGGCTTGGATGGGGAGGAAGCAAAGGCTTTTCCGATGCACGTTGTGATTGGGATGGCTGGACAGGACTGGCAGCCTATCTGGGAGCCAAGGGTGGACCACCCTACTGATCCTATTTACCCACAGCCCGTGCAATCTCTGTACCGTGGGGGTGAATTTGGATACATGAGGCTACATGCCACAAAGGAAAAACTTACACTTTCTTATGTAGGCAACCATGACGGTGAGGTGCATGACACGGTGGAGATCCTAGCTTCAGGTCAAGTTCTGAATGGTGGTAGCCATGATGGTCGTGTGACAATGGAAGAGATGGAGTCTAATTTTTCATGGTTTGTAAAGGTTGGAAGTGTACTGGTGCTTGGAGCTTTTATGGGTTACATAGTTGGGTTCATATCTCATGCTCGGAAAAATGCTGCTGGTGAAGGCTGGAGACCAGTAAAAACTGAGGAAATATGA
- the LOC142170380 gene encoding uncharacterized protein LOC142170380, whose amino-acid sequence MARAYKIEDFNRLMEDMDNIDKRVRSYLFQVGYEKWSIVHSTVNRSMVMTSNIAESLNARNREVKPSTDYVYIVMDVEQRRNIVCMQKRECSCKRFQVDEIPCPHAMAVLDYTHMEAPKYCSAYYTKEYFKKTYEVPVNPLPDETTWDLPT is encoded by the exons ATGGCCAGAGCATACAAAATTGAAGATTTTAATCGCCTCATGGAAGATATGGACAACATTGATAAGAGGGTAAGGAGTTACCTATTCCAAGTTGGTTATGAAAAGTGGTCTATAGTGCATTCCACTGTTAATAGATCCATGGTGATGACTTCAAATATTGCCGAGTCACTCAATGCAAGGAACAGAGAG GTGAAGCCTTCAACCGATTATGTATATATAGTAATGGATGTTGAACAAAGGCGGAACATAGTCTGCATGCAAAAAAGAGAATGCTCGTGCAAACGATTTCAAGTGGATGAGATTCCTTGTCCACATGCTATGGCAGTATTGGACTACACACACATGGAAGCACCCAAATATTGTTCTGCCTATTACACCAAGGAATACTTTAAGAAGACATATGAAGTGCCAGTTAATCCACTTCCTGATGAAACTACATGGGACCTTCCAACATAG
- the LOC142170381 gene encoding uncharacterized protein LOC142170381: protein MWTTTANYIKEAAREVLRAMSGYYKGDRWWNVEVQGKVEAKKAAYLKLVESKVDEEKRMNLECYKKAKKEAKLAVTTIKTTTFGRLYEELGGKGGDKRLYMLA, encoded by the coding sequence ATGTGGACCACGACGGCGAACTACATCAAGGAAGCTGCTAGAGAGGTGTTAAGGGCCATGAGTGGTTACTACAAAGGGGACCGGTGGTGGAATGTAGAGGTCCAAGGAAAAGTGGAAGCCAAGAAAGCAGCATACTTGAAGCTAGTGGAGAGCAAAGTCGATGAGGAGAAGAGGATGAATTTGGAGTGTTATAAGAAggctaagaaagaggcaaagtTAGCGGTCACGACGATTAAGACTACGACATTTGGACGCTTGTATGAGGAACTTGGGGGCAAAGGCGGTGACAAGAGACTATACATGTTAGCTTAG